A section of the Hevea brasiliensis isolate MT/VB/25A 57/8 chromosome 17, ASM3005281v1, whole genome shotgun sequence genome encodes:
- the LOC110670142 gene encoding gibberellin 20 oxidase 1, with the protein MAIDCIKAMPSIPQHHPKEECKDDQKPIVFDARVLSYQSSIPQQFIWPDHEKPNVNAPELPVPLIDMGGFLSGDPVAAMEASKLVGEACQKHGFFLVVNHGVDRQLIADAHRYMDNFFELPLSEKQRAQRKIGEHCGYASSFTGRFCSKLPWKETLSFSYSAEENSAKLVQDYFHKTMGESFAELGKVYQDYCESMSTLSLGIMELLGMSLGVSKAHFREFFEDNDSIMRLNYYPPCQKPDLTLGTGPHCDPTSLTILHQDRVGGLQVFVDNEWRSISPNFEAFVVNIGDTFMALCNGRYKSCLHRAVVNSETQRKSLAFFLSPKSDKMVTPPTELVDSCNPRIYPDFKWATLLEFTQKHYRADMKTLEMFTNWLQQRK; encoded by the exons ATGGCAATAGACTGCATCAAAGCCATGCCATCAATACCTCAACACCATCCTAAAGAAGAATGCAAAGATGATCAGAAACCTATAGTTTTTGATGCCAGAGTGCTTAGTTACCAATCCAGCATACCCCAACAGTTCATTTGGCCAGACCATGAAAAGCCTAACGTTAATGCACCAGAACTCCCTGTTCCTCTTATTGACATGGGTGGGTTCCTCTCTGGTGACCCTGTTGCCGCAATGGAGGCTTCAAAGCTAGTAGGCGAGGCATGCCAGAAGCACGGTTTCTTTCTCGTTGTTAATCACGGAGTCGATCGACAGCTCATAGCCGATGCCCATCGCTACATGGACAACTTCTTTGAATTGCCACTCTCAGAGAAGCAAAGAGCTCAGAGGAAAATTGGAGAGCACTGTGGATATGCTAGTAGCTTCACTGGCAGGTTTTGCTCTAAGCTTCCTTGGAAAGAAACGCTTTCTTTTAGCTATTCTGCCGAGGAAAACTCAGCAAAACTCGTCCAAGACTATTTCCATAAGACAATGGGTGAAAGTTTCGCAGAATTGGG GAAGGTGTACCAAGACTATTGCGAGTCTATGAGTACTCTGTCACTGGGAATCATGGAACTCCTTGGAATGAGCCTAGGAGTGAGCAAAGCCCATTTCAGGGAATTTTTCGAAGATAATGATTCCATAATGAGGCTTAACTACTATCCTCCATGCCAAAAACCTGACCTGACATTAGGAACTGGGCCTCATTGCGATCCAACATCATTAACAATCCTTCATCAAGACCGAGTGGGCGGTCTTCAAGTTTTCGTAGACAATGAATGGCGTTCAATTAGCCCAAATTTCGAAGCCTTTGTCGTTAACATTGGCGACACCTTCATG GCTCTTTGTAATGGGAGATACAAGAGTTGCCTGCATAGAGCCGTGGTGAACAGTGAGACACAAAGGAAATCTCTGGCTTTTTTTCTGAGTCCAAAGAGTGATAAGATGGTAACTCCTCCAACCGAACTGGTGGACAGTTGCAACCCAAGAATATATCCTGATTTTAAATGGGCCACGCTTCTTGAATTTACACAGAAGCATTACAGAGCCGACATGAAAACCCTTGAAATGTTCACAAATTGGCTTCAACAGAGAAAGTAG
- the LOC110665685 gene encoding carboxylesterase 1: MSGQNSASICRVNPYQYLQIVVNPDGTITRDPNRYSNSSPSVDSTPVLSQDISINQSKNTWIRVFLPDSSFTCSKLPLIVYFHGGGFINCSAASTIFHDFCSNMAVDIPAIVVSSNYRLAPENRLPAAYDDAEEVFQWIKNSQLDWLREHADYNRCFIMGSSAGANIAYHAGFRVGGEVGSLEPLKIKGLILHHPFIGGTQRTESELRLVNDLHLPLSVSDLMWDLSLPIGVDRDHEYCNPTANGGSKLWENMRLLGWRVLVTGCDGDPTIDRQMELVEMLRATNVGIASHFSEGGYHVVELKEPSKFKTLVLVLKEFMFSSADD; this comes from the coding sequence ATGTCAGGTCAAAATTCAGCATCCATTTGCAGAGTGAACCCCTACCAATATCTCCAGATTGTGGTCAATCCTGATGGCACAATTACAAGAGACCCCAATAGATACTCAAATTCTTCACCCTCAGTCGATTCCACTCCTGTTCTTTCCCAAGACATATCCATCAACCAATCCAAAAATACATGGATTCGTGTCTTTTTACCTGATTCTTCCTTTACTTGCAGCAAACTTCCTCTCATAGTTTACTTTCATGGCGGAGGATTCATCAATTGCAGTGCAGCCTCAacaatttttcatgatttttgctCAAACATGGCCGTTGACATTCCCGCTATTGTTGTCTCTTCCAACTACCGCCTGGCGCCTGAGAATCGTCTACCTGCGGCCTATGATGATGCTGAAGAGGTATTCCAGTGGATCAAGAACAGCCAACTCGACTGGCTGAGAGAGCATGCTGATTATAATAGATGTTTCATAATGGGTAGTAGTGCAGGGGCTAACATAGCTTACCATGCGGGCTTTCGTGTGGGCGGAGAAGTTGGTAGTCTTGAGCCGTTGAAGATCAAAGGGCTGATACTGCATCATCCATTCATCGGTGGAACCCAAAGGACGGAGTCAGAGCTGAGGCTTGTGAACGACCTTCATTTGCCACTAAGTGTGAGTGATCTCATGTGGGACTTGTCCTTGCCAATTGGGGTTGACCGTGATCATGAATATTGCAATCCAACGGCCAATGGTGGGTCGAAACTCTGGGAGAACATGAGGTTGCTGGGATGGAGAGTGTTGGTGACTGGATGCGATGGTGACCCAACGATTGATCGTCAGATGGAGCTTGTGGAGATGTTGAGGGCCACAAATGTAGGAATTGCAAGCCATTTTAGCGAGGGAGGTTATCATGTTGTGGAGCTTAAGGAGCCCTCCAAGTTCAAGACTCTGGTGTTGGTGTTGAAAGAATTCATGTTTTCTTCAGCAGATGATTAG
- the LOC110670187 gene encoding uncharacterized protein LOC110670187, whose product MCDNKVESAKNQTQQSQQQQLSPSPKDPLEESPETRPHHHQQPPSVVVTGAPFISTPLYVPIGATSSPFDQQFDTVTVTPKRPRYATAQWKILPSPSQQQQTQTPIVTSESSPSGPSPSTNPTPIVASTTTTNPQTQQLHATAASSSDTASSPPHSPIPSFLAASGHETSKTEGQQLHHQLRKGKYVSPVWKPNEMLWLARAWRVQYQGGYDASGTSSRTEHLETGQITGEVTVQSTRGKTRADKDAEVAEFLQRHGVNRDAKTAGTKWDNMLGEFRKVYEWERGSEGDQMRKSYFRISPYERKQRKLPTSFDEEVFEELSQFMGSRMRTSSRGPPAIASDDDGSRTALTGARALPPPPPFKEDDYSVPARTKKVMTSGAEAYFHGSRGSMLGFETSMDVVAGTSSSSKERRRIGKIRMTWEESVSLWAEEGENRGRVRVQGSSFLNADELTFFDDSMVACTMEAFEDGPLKGFSVDRFVSGQQVKVFGRRKSCPSASASSGFVERAQLPSIEPSIRSIPPGEFQDPTEYYVGCLRVPPTALPNLFELSWYLQEPPPEELRFPLRRDVYRDLPPGKERFFATTAELLDCRGIAFDILSSVIRTNPCISGGNASSRDSFIGIWDDCINRVVSKFCSVEVVIVRKDSSSSVDTLQDQWPNVTGFVRNFCLWRGEETDQLREGLIDPSSSIVEKLLWTYMDIPYILGYYAVGYLVTFCALYRSQDRIIRTDLCTLDLSSPVERLKALVPCYRIAGLLPLLAERCFNNVNNGGTLKQLTFSDFERVDAGDGGIIEMTPNTVTRFFPNRRKWAAVKEIYDFLDQRIPHAEFIYLSREKDLALVFKPRGVKFKPTNCEQLVEALKYVTKALVALHDLSFMHRDLSWDKVMRRGDGENEWFVCGFDEAVVAPQLNPHETVEARGRYAPEMGRGLHGVKVDVWGVGHLVKTCGLCPSGVPKMLKELQNRCLDQNPEQRPTAADCYHHLLQVQSSLRSSSSGGTY is encoded by the exons ATGTGTGACAACAAAGTGGAATCGGCCAAGAATCAAACCCAACAATCGCAACAGCAGCAACTTTCACCTTCCCCAAAAGACCCACTTGAGGAATCACCAGAAACGAGACCACACCATCACCAACAGCCACCGTCTGTTGTTGTTACCGGAGCTCCTTTCATCTCTACTCCTCTGTATGTCCCAATCGGTGCTACTTCTTCTCCTTTTGACCAACAATTTGACACTGTGACTGTAACCCCCAAGAGACCCAGATATGCTACTGCCCAATGGAAAATATTGCCTTCACCAAGCCAACAACAACAAACACAGACTCCGATTGTCACCAGCGAATCAAGCCCATCAGGGCCATCACCATCAACAAATCCCACCCCCATCGTcgcctccaccaccaccaccaacccACAAACCCAACAACTTCACGCTACAGCCGCTTCCTCCTCGGACACGGCCTCATCTCCTCCACACTCCCCTATCCCTTCTTTCCTGGCAGCTTCTGGTCATGAGACAAGCAAAACAGAAGGACAGCAACTTCACCACCAGCTTAGAAAGGGCAAGTATGTGAGCCCAGTTTGGAAACCAAATGAGATGTTATGGTTAGCGAGGGCTTGGAGGGTCCAATACCAAGGTGGGTATGATGCCTCTGGTACATCTTCGAGGACTGAGCACCTAGAGACCGGTCAAATCACCGGCGAAGTCACAGTACAATCAACAAGAGGGAAAACGAGAGCTGATAAAGATGCAGAAGTGGCAGAGTTCTTGCAAAGGCATGGGGTAAATAGAGATGCAAAAACTGCTGGTACCAAATGGGATAACATGTTGGGTGAGTTTAGGAAGGTTTATGAATGGGAGAGAGGCAGTGAGGGAGATCAAATGAGGAAGAGTTATTTTAGAATTTCTCCTTATGAAAGGAAGCAACGTAAGTTGCCTACTTCTTTTGACGAGGAAGTGTTTGAAGAGTTGTCTCAGTTTATGGGTTCTCGCATGAGAACTTCGAGCAGAGGACCACCTGCAATTGCTTCTGATGATGATGGTAGTAGGACTGCTCTTACTGGTGCAAGAGCTCTCCCTCCACCCCCTCCTTTCAAAGAAGATGACTATTCTGTCCCAG CAAGGACAAAGAAAGTCATGACCAGTGGAGCTGAAGCTTACTTTCACGGTAGTAGGGGGAGTATGTTAGGGTTTGAGACTTCGATGGACGTCGTTGCTGGTACTTCTTCGTCATCAAAGGAGCGTCGTAGAATTGGTAAAATAAGAATGACATGGGAAGAATCAGTGAGTTTGTGGGCTGAAGAAGGGGAAAATAGAGGGAGAGTGAGGGTTCAAGGATCAAGCTTTTTGAATGCCGATGAGCTCACTTTCTTCGACGATTCCATGGTAGCTTGCACCATGGAAGCCTTCGAAGATGGACCCCTAAAAGGTTTCTCGGTTGATAGATTCGTTTCTGGACAACAAGTCAAAGTCTTCGGAAGAAGAAAGTCTTGCCCATCAGCTTCCGCTTCTTCTG GTTTCGTTGAAAGAGCTCAGCTTCCATCAATAGAACCCTCAATAAGAT CAATCCCACCAGGAGAATTTCAAGATCCAACTGAGTATTACGTGGGTTGTCTTCGAGTGCCACCAACAGCACTTCCAAACTTGTTTGAACTCTCATGGTATTTACAAGAGCCGCCACCTGAAGAACTACGCTTCCCACTTAGGAGAGATGTTTACAGAGACTTACCTCCAGGCAAAGAACGCTTCTTCGCTACTACTGCTGAACTTTTAGATTGCAGAGGTATCGCATTTGATATCTTGAGCTCAGTTATCCGAACTAACCCTTGCATCAGTGGTGGCAATGCCTCGAGTAGAGACTCTTTTATTGGCATTTGGGATGATTGTATTAATAGGGTTgtgtccaaattctgctctgtTGAAGTGGTTATTGTTAGAAAAGACTCTTCATCATCAGTGGATACATTGCAGGATCAGTGGCCAAATGTGACCGGATTTGTTAGAAACTTTTGTTTGTGGAGAGGAGAGGAAACCGACCAATTGAGGGAAGGTCTGATTGATCCCTCTTCTTCTATAGTAGAGAAGCTTTTATGGACTTATATGGATATCCCTTATATTCTAGGCTACTATGCAGTTGGCTACTTGGTAACATTTTGTGCATTGTATCGATCCCAAGATCGCATAATCCGTACCGATCTCTGTACTTTAGACCTATCTTCACCGGTGGAGAGACTAAAAGCCCTGGTGCCATGTTACAGAATAGCTGGGTTATTGCCATTGCTAGCTGAACGCTGCTTCAACAACGTAAATAATGGAGGAACTTTAAAGCAATTAACCTTCAGTGATTTTGAAAGAGTGGATGCGGGCGATGGAGGCATCATCGAAATGACACCCAACACAGTGACAAGATTCTTCCCCAACCGAAGAAAATGGGCAGCGGTCAAGGAAATATACGATTTTCTTGATCAGAGAATCCCACACGCAGAATTCATATACCTTTCACGGGAGAAAGATTTGGCATTGGTGTTCAAACCAAGAGGGGTGAAATTTAAGCCTACGAACTGTGAGCAACTGGTAGAGGCTCTTAAATACGTGACTAAAGCCTTGGTAGCACTGCATGACCTATCTTTCATGCACAGGGACCTGAGTTGGGACAAGGTAATGAGAAGAGGCGACGGAGAAAATGAGTGGTTCGTATGTGGGTTCGATGAGGCGGTGGTCGCCCCTCAGTTGAACCCACATGAAACAGTGGAGGCGCGTGGAAGGTACGCTCCGGAAATGGGAAGAGGATTGCATGGGGTGAAAGTGGACGTGTGGGGTGTAGGTCACTTGGTGAAGACGTGTGGATTGTGTCCAAGTGGTGTGCCGAAGATGCTTAAAGAGTTGCAAAATAGGTGCTTAGATCAGAACCCAGAGCAGAGACCCACCGCCGCCGATTGCTATCACCACCTTTTGCAAGTGCAGTCATCTCTGCGATCATCCTCCTCCGGAGGGACCTATTGA
- the LOC131175493 gene encoding PTI1-like tyrosine-protein kinase At3g15890, which translates to MNWKCLCCGFPRETQPLMISASNDRDYPWKRYTLKELLHPTNTFHNDKKIGEGAFGSVYWGRTSKGVGIAVKRLKAMSAKAEMEFAVEVEILGRVRHKNLLGLRGFYAGGDERLIVYDYMPNHSLITHLHGQLASDCLLDWTRRMNTAIGSAEGLAKYNSLIHILEQFLPTKQILS; encoded by the exons ATGAATTGGAAATGTTTGTGCTGCGGATTTCCCAGGGAAACTCAACCCTTGATGATCAG CGCAAGTAACGACAGGGATTATCCCTGGAAAAGATATACTCTCAAGGAGCTTTTGCACCCAACAAACACCTTCCATAATGACAAAAAGATTGGAGAAGGTGCATTTGGAAGCGTGTACTGGGGTCGAACAAGTAAAGGCGTTGGG ATAGCAGTGAAACGACTGAAGGCAATGAGTGCGAAGGCAGAAATGGAATTTGCAGTAGAAGTGGAGATACTTGGGAGAGTGAGGCATAAGAATTTGTTAGGTTTAAGAGGATTTTATGCGGGCGGGGATGAAAGGCTTATAGTCTATGATTATATGCCTAATCATAGCTTGATCACTCATTTGCATGGCCAACTCGCTTCAGATTGTTTGCTGGATTGGACCCGGAGAATGAACACAGCTATTGGATCAGCTGAAGGATTGGCTAAGTATaattcattaattcatattttagaaCAATTTTTGCCAACTAAACAGATTCTTTCATGA